The segment AAATATGGAGTTTGTACTCCTGAGAGGAAACATGACTTCACAGGGCTACCTGACTTGCTTGGAATGAAATGCAGTGTCTGGAGCACAGACTAATATTTCATCTAACATAGGTTTTTTATAATTTAGAAGTAAATATCTGGGTCTTAAATGACTGCTAGTCTTGCTGATGCTTTTCCCTTCAACTCACCCTGATTGTATGGATAATGTAAATAAATCATTTCCTAAGATTATACCTTCTTTAAATCTACACTAAAGGAAGCTGtgtttattttgattgttttccCCAAAATAACATGGCTCccgttatttttaaaactccattttattaactttattttaaaattggtgttttaggggtgcctgggtggctcagatggttaagtgtccaactttggctcaggtcgtgatctccctgttggtgggttcgagccctgcatcaggctctgtgctgacagatcagagcctggagtcttcttcggattctgtgtctccctctctcacagcCCCGCCtctgcttgcgttctgtctctctctcaaaataaataaacacttaaaaaaattaaaattggtcttttaaatattttaaaagactttttgaaTAGTTTTAGATTAGAGAAAAATTGAGACTATAATTCCCATATATTCCTCACACTCAGTGAAATTTGCTACATTAATGAACCAGtatgaaaatattaactaaaaattaaaattactcctggggcacctggatggctcagtcgattaagtgtccgacttcggctcaggtcatgatcttatggttcgtgggtttgagccccacgtcaggctctgtgctgacagttcagagcctggagcctgtttcgggttttgtgtctccctctctctctgcccctcccctgctcatactctgtctctctctctctctttctctctctcaaaaataaataaacattaaaaaataaaaaagcactaaaacattaaaaaaatactatgtcTTTACTTTTTACCTAATGTACTTCTTCTCTTCTAGGGTCTCATCCAGGGTAACACATTGTGTTTACTTGccatgtctccttagtctcttGGCTGTTTCTCACACTTACCTTGTTTTTGTGGACTTGAGTAGTCACGAAGATTAGTGGTTAGGAATATTGTGAAATAGCTCTCAATTGGAACTTGTCTGATTTTGTCCTCATGATGAGAGTGGGGTTGTGGATTTTTTGGAGGATGATTACAGATAAAAGAGATCACTTTTATCACATTGTATGAGGGACTTACATTGTCATCATGTTTTCTgactggtgatgttaaccttgatcaccccACTCATGTCAGTTTTGAAGGTTTCTCTGTTGCCACCTTCACACACTGTTCATGGCAAatgtttctttgttcttctaaATTTAAAGAATACTTCTCAGTACTCAGTGTAAGACACTGTCACACAAGTTTGCCACACTTGTTTCCCTCTTTAAAACActtttccaggggtgcctgggcagctcagtctgttgaacgtccaactgttgatttcgacttgggtcatgacctcatagttcatgaaATCCAGGCCCggggcaggctctgcattgacagcacggagcctacttgggattctttttctccctctctctctgctcctgtctctccttctcaaaataaataaataaacattaaaattggggaggagcctgggtggctcagttaagcatctgactcttgatttcagctcaggtcatgatctcagggtccaggagttcgagcgccacatagggctctgctctgacagcgtggagcctgcttgggattctctatctccctctcaaaaacaaataaataaacaacaaaaaacaaaacacttttccATTTGGATTCATTGACATCATACTTCCTTAATCCTTTTATTGCTTCCTTTTCAGGCTATTTTTGGGGATTCAACTGCACCCTGTTTTAATGTTCAGGATTTTTATTTAGCATACTTATATTATGTCCTTTACTTACTCAAGTTGTCTGCTCTCATAATCTCAAACACCATGTTTATGACCATGATTTGCAAATTCAGTATCCAGCTCTACTCTTCTCATCTGATACCTGATACCTGTATCAAACCCCAGGCTGGATATCTCTCCTTAAATGTACCTTGGGCGGATCACATAcgtaaaaaagaatatttctaacACAAATGCTATTCACCCACACCTTCCTTATAACAGGACATGGCTATAGGATCTCTGTAGTTTCTCATTCCAAAAACCTCAACGTGATTGCCACTTCCATTTCTCTTATCCCTGACAACCACCAACCTTATGACCCCACCcattaaacacattttatatacACTCACTTCTTGCAACTCCTGGAACTGACCCTTGCTCAGTCACTACTCTGTCCTTTTATTGAGACTCTTTTATCTTGTCTTCTGCTGTCAAGTCTTGGCCTTCTCATTACTCGGTACAGGACTAATGTTCTTAACATAAATGATTGATGATTTCACCATTCTAATTGCAATACATTTGTAGTCACATGTTGCCCTAAGGATTAAAACTAAATTACAATCTCATCTTTTCTAACCTCGTATCTGTCTGCTATTCAGTTTTTACAGCTGAATCTCTTAGTCATTTATTCACCTGTTTTTCATACAGTCCGGTGTAttcacaattttgtttttctctttgttttgcctgaaaattatttttcttatattcctcAGGTAATTTATCATCAATTTTCAAGCCTCAATTACATATTACTTCCTCAGGGGAGTCTTTACTCAAGTCCTTGTATTAGGTTACCATCCCCTGTCAGGCTGCCTGTGCACTCTTCATTTCTGAATAGCATTTCTCAGGATGTTAATGTCAAAGTTTGCTtaattatttttgtctgtgtCACCTGTTAAACTGAAGGCGAAGTACTGATTTTGCTCTCGACTGTTTTCCTGTACCTGAGCAGTGTCGTGTCTAGCATTGTGTATGTGACAATTGGGAGTACTTACTAAACTCAGTATTTTCAATGGATATTTATCCAAGTTCCAGAGATATCTCAAATGCAGTGTGTTCAACATAGCTTCCACCATCGTATCACAtaagtaatattctttttttgtcacCATCTCATTGAACAACACACCATTGACTTGACTTCACAAACCAGAAACTTGAGCATCAACTATGAAACCACTCTGGTCGCCAAGCCATAAACAATTATTAGGTATGCTCATATATCCTAAATATTCTCATACCCCTTATCATATTTCAGTTCTCACAGGCACCATCAGTTCTTAGTTGTGCTTTTGCTATAGTTTCTAAACTGTTCTCTTTAaagatttataaagaatttaaaatgccaTGAAGAAATGCTAATGATAGAATGGTACAAAACaatgtaaaatgaaaagtttatatGCACTAAGGTCATGTCTTCATGGCATGGACAGactctaagaaataaacatttggaataGAGGGATTATATATCTTTTAATTCCAAAATTCTTTAATGGGCTTGCAGTAAGTcactaatggggaaaaaaataataaaagtgggGGAAGACTCAGCATCATAGTTTTAGATGTTCCTCGGGTCACCTCTAGGAATGAAGAAAGTCCAATTTCATTGTGTCCTGTATTTTGATATAATGACCAATTGACAGAATAAACTAAACAATAGTCATGATTCCAAAATTTTAGGTAGACACGTGTCTAAATGGATGGACATGTGTCTAATGCATTAGAAAGCCTCTTGAGTTCTTTAATAATCAGGTATCATAAAAGACCATAAAGTTACGACATTATTATTCAACTTGTAAGTTGTTGCACACATGGGAAGTAGCATTACTCTTCTTAAAACATTCTTGCTGATCAAACCTGAGGGTTTTACTACATTTTCAGGGAACACCACTTCTTCATCCTGCTTCGGATCTGCTGGGTCTTTACACTGTAGATGATTGGATTCATCAGGGGTGGAAAGAGAATATAGATGTTGCCCATGAGGACATGAACCGAAGGGGAGAGATGCTTTCCAAAGCGATGCACCATGGTGAGGCCAGTGATGGGGATGTAAAAGACCAGGACAGCACAGATGTGGGACACACAGGTCTGCAAGGACTTGAGCCTCTCCTCGCGGGATGCAATTGCCAGCACTGTGTGCAAGATGAAAACGTAGGAGATGAGAATCAGCACAGCGTCTAACAACAAGGTACAGATCACCAGAGCCAAGGCATAGAGGCTGTTGAAGCGGATGTCAGAGCAGGCGAGCCGGAGCAGGTCCTGGTGcaggcagaaagagtgggagaggatGTGAGGGCGGCAGTAATGGAAGAGCTTCAGGCGAATGATGACAGGGAGAATGGACAAAGCTGCCCTCATCAAAATGGCCACCATGAAGTGAATGACTCTACTGTTAGTCAGGAGGGATGTGTATCTCAGAGGATTGCAGATTGCAGTGAAGCGATCAAAGGCCATGGCAAGAAGGACCCCAGACTCTATGGAGGACAGACCATGGATAAAGTAAGTTTGGGCAATGCAAGCATCTTGACTAACTTCTTGGTTGAGCCCCCACAGGACCCCCAGCACCGTGTGCACTGTGGACAGCCCCATGCACAGGTCAGTGAGAGCCAGCATGGCCAGGAAGTAGAACATGGGCTGGTGCAGACTGGGCTCTGTCCGGATCACATGCAGCACCATGCAGTTTCCCAGAAAAACCAAGGCATAGATGGAGGAGAAGGGAATGGAAAACCAGGGATAGTAGTGGTCCAGGCCAGGGAACCCCGTGAGAATGAATATTGAGGTATTGATAATGGAAGCAGAAGAAGCAGGCATGATTATTTGAAGATGATGTTCAAGATGAGATCAATATTTACTGACAGTTTTGTCAAAGTGTCTGCTGTGTGGGAGCAGTTGAGTCTAATACAGGTCCTCACACTGTAGCACAGGTCCTCTACAGTACAGGATGGTCTCACAGGGAAGCTCCTTGGTATCAGGTCTCAGGTTATGGGAGCAAATCAATGTCCTGACTGTTGTGAGCAAATCAGATCATGCCCTTCATTTGCTTTTAGTCCCTCTGAGCCGCTTGCAGGACACACAGCAGGTGACAGTGGCAAAGCCATTGAGAGCATAGGGCTGCTCCTGCTCTGCTGTCCCGAGGAAGCCTCTGCATGCTATCCTGTGGCCAGTGCTTGTGACACAAGGAGTCAGAAGGCTCCGGTTTATGAGGAAGGAATGAGAGGATTGTGTGGGCCGGGTGGACCCAGGCTCCTGGGAGGCACTCTTCCCTCTTGGTGGCTGATGCAAGTGGAAGATTCCACCTGGTCACTGCAGGCTAGTGGCTCTCTGGGATTGAGAGGACTGGGTAAATGGCAGAATTTTCCAGATCTTTGTCAGGGAGAGAGATTCACTGGGTCGACAGAAAATTCAATATCTACTCTGAAGGAGATGGAATGAGGTAAACAATCAGGGAGAAAGGGTGTATCAGTATACCAAATAATTTTGAGTCTCCATATCTATCtgaatcaataaaaatgtttatataaggcttatttatttcttccccaaatttcacctttatttttcacTGAATCCTTAGTaaacatttctccattttctgaGCCCCTCAGAAAGGGTAACAATTGTGAAATATACCTAGAGGACTCTGTATAACATAGACCAGTGATTTTGAGGAAAAAGACTGCCTCAACCTTATCCCAATTGAGGGAAAGGAATACTCTTTGGTCCAGCTGCCTCAGAATTCCTGTCTCATCTAAGGACAACAGGGACCACCATTCAAAGATTGTGCATCCTCAGCCAGAGAGGGCAAAAAAGGAGCCTGGTGGTGGTagagggggaggaagaccacTGTGGAAATCCTTGTGGAGGTCACTCCTCTGAGAAACAGACCCAGTAAAATCTTAGATGCACTAAGATGTAGTCAGAAGATTATTGTATGCTTGCCTTCTCCATCTAAGGTCCCTTATCAGCAACCCAACAGTGGTccaataaaataacatttgatCACAGCTAAAAGAtctgtaaaatacagattttctCTAAGGAGGAatatattggaaaaattaatGTCACAAGGGGTATGAAGAATGGGGACAACAGCTTCTCTATAGCTACAATAAACACAGCTCAGCTTCTAGCTGctacaaaccttcagtttgtaaaacaCACATTACCTGCAAAGTACAATCAAGAGAAGTACAATAAAAAGAGGTATGCCTGTATATTGGTCTATATTAtccttttcttgtaatgtctttgtctggctttggtaggAGGGTAATGCCGTTTCATAGAATGAGTAATAAAGTGTGCCCTCCTCTTCAGTGTTTGAAGAGTTTGAAAGGATTGggcaatataatttttaagagtatcaAATTCAGTTTCAAACTGACCTCATTACAAATCCCAGTTGTGCCACTTTCTAACAATGTGATCAATTACTAAAtatctctaagcttcagttttcacctaagaataaaaagtattagattttcattatttgaaaaatataagaaatatttataaattacttagtatatttttgccatttatttaatTGCTCAATAATTGATTAGTTGTCAGAATTTTGTCATGCAATTTATGTGACAGGCAATTCAGAAATATACCACTCATTATTTAATTTGTCACCTCAAcaatttattcctaattttttatATTCCAAGCACAGGGAATGAAGCAATGGCCATGTTCTTAATATATCTTCTCTAACCCTTCTGTTCcatctaattaaaatttaaaaatgtatatttatgttgAATGTTTTCTCTGTCCATTTAAGCACAATTTGGGTCATTAGTCAACTAAATATGcttaattaagttttaaaataattgctttttaaataatttttaaaaaaatttccaacaaGCAAATATGTCTTCAGTCACCTTACATACTTGCTTTTCTGAGTTTAGTTATTATCCTCAGCTTTCTAATATTTTATGCCTAAGGATGCTTCATGGCTCTTACCATATGAAATTTCACACTTGTCCTGTGCCCATATGAaagtggaggaaaggagaagtaTAAAAGTTTTGCAAAGCAACTATTATTTTTTGGGGAAGGTAGCCAGTTTGTCTCAGACTAAAGAGAGAGAAGTATTATCCTCTTGTCTGGTACTTCTGTAGAGCTCCTTTCTGCTCTCATTCTCTATCTGCTTTCTTACAAAGGGTGGCTCATGGCACACCTTCCTGAAGGAAAACTCAAAAAGTCTCAGCAATTGCCTCACTTGGTGAGTTTAGGTAGCTTTTATCAGTGTGCCTTGGGCTCCTTTTggtacttttttaatgtattcagagacaaagagaatataTGCTAATTCTTAATCTACCTGGAGGGAATTATCTGAAAACTTTTTGCAATATACCTTTGAGAGAAATCTAAATATCCGCACCATATAGGTCTACTGTTCTTGTTATAGAGATTTGGGAAgggaatttttatttccatacacTCTGACTTCAATTACAGAATGACTGTTACTACATTGTGTTTTCttatatctgtctatctatcatctatctatctatctatctatctatctatctatctatctatcaaacAGATCCTTCCTTTCCTCACATGAATCTCACTTCTCTGCCTCCCATTTTCAGTTTCAATAATGACTAATCACCCCAGATCAGAGTCCATGACATGGAAGTGTGCTTTGCTATTGGGTGATTTCCAGTTATAATCAACTATTTGAGCCATGAATATTGTTCCAATGGTCTCCGCATTGTCCAGCTATTTGACTGTAGAAAATTAGTTTCTGAGACTTTTTCTGCATGGCTAAGCAGACACTTAGCTATTGGACCAGCAATGAGGCCCTTAAGGCAGCAAGGGACCATTCTATGGACAGGATTCTGTAATTCAGGGTAGTGTGCTGATAGGAACATATACCCGCATTAGCATGACTACTACTACTTTTGCATTTGAAGTAGTT is part of the Felis catus isolate Fca126 chromosome D1, F.catus_Fca126_mat1.0, whole genome shotgun sequence genome and harbors:
- the LOC101088026 gene encoding olfactory receptor 51V1-like, translating into MPASSASIINTSIFILTGFPGLDHYYPWFSIPFSSIYALVFLGNCMVLHVIRTEPSLHQPMFYFLAMLALTDLCMGLSTVHTVLGVLWGLNQEVSQDACIAQTYFIHGLSSIESGVLLAMAFDRFTAICNPLRYTSLLTNSRVIHFMVAILMRAALSILPVIIRLKLFHYCRPHILSHSFCLHQDLLRLACSDIRFNSLYALALVICTLLLDAVLILISYVFILHTVLAIASREERLKSLQTCVSHICAVLVFYIPITGLTMVHRFGKHLSPSVHVLMGNIYILFPPLMNPIIYSVKTQQIRSRMKKWCSLKM